A window of Formosa sp. Hel1_31_208 contains these coding sequences:
- a CDS encoding glycoside hydrolase family 15 protein, whose translation MNNLDYGIIGNCRSAALVSKTGSIDWCCLPKFNSPSVFGRLLDQEIGGSFAFNVDESYTINQYYIENTAILVTSFSNGSDAFEIHDFMPRYHRGNGIYYSPPEFIRYIKHISGKPIISVIYNPKLEYAKGETNTYVKNDFVVSLTNSREFDTLFLYTDLNKEAVVNHQTITITSDHFFLVGYHEKLSAPTLKTIFLEYERTKVYWLNWMERTPTYKRFNTQIARSAMTLKLLSYDKTGAVLAAATTSLPESIGEVRNWDYRFCWVRDASMVIKVMSNLGHQNIGKRYLQFIIDQIPDKDEKLQIMYGIDGEKKLTEEFLDHLSGYEDSNPVRIGNAAYKQKQNDIYGILMDMIHQLLLNFGNDIENGEELWNITKGIVWVVNKHWQEPDKGIWEFRGEDQHFTFSKVLCWTAVDKAIKVAKILGKTTKLARWQLLEESIREDIMEHSWSDTAQAFTQAYGSDDLDASVLLMASYGFIEAKHPKYVSTVKAIERELSNDGLLYRYKNQDDFGLPSSSFTICTFWFINSLYLIGEEEKAIKQFERLLSYSNHLGLFSEDLDFESKRLLGNFPQAYSHLALIETAINLSEITEKKVKHILS comes from the coding sequence ATGAATAATTTAGATTACGGCATTATAGGGAATTGTAGAAGCGCTGCACTGGTTTCTAAAACTGGCTCTATAGATTGGTGTTGCTTGCCAAAATTTAATTCTCCTTCAGTTTTTGGGAGACTTTTAGATCAAGAGATTGGAGGTTCATTTGCTTTTAATGTTGATGAGAGTTACACAATCAATCAATATTATATTGAAAACACAGCTATATTGGTGACCAGCTTTAGTAATGGGTCGGATGCTTTTGAAATTCATGATTTTATGCCAAGGTATCACAGGGGAAATGGAATATATTATTCGCCCCCAGAATTTATAAGGTATATAAAACATATTTCAGGAAAGCCAATCATAAGTGTAATATACAATCCAAAGCTAGAATACGCTAAAGGAGAAACAAACACTTATGTCAAAAATGATTTTGTGGTGAGTTTGACCAATAGCAGAGAGTTTGATACCTTATTTCTATATACTGATCTTAATAAAGAGGCTGTGGTTAATCACCAAACCATAACAATTACTTCAGATCACTTTTTTTTGGTAGGATATCACGAAAAGTTAAGTGCGCCAACCTTAAAAACGATATTTTTAGAATATGAACGTACAAAAGTCTACTGGTTAAATTGGATGGAACGTACACCAACTTATAAGCGATTTAATACACAGATTGCCAGAAGTGCTATGACATTAAAGTTGTTGAGTTATGATAAAACTGGTGCTGTTTTAGCCGCAGCCACAACATCTTTACCAGAAAGTATTGGAGAAGTTCGTAATTGGGATTATCGATTTTGTTGGGTACGCGATGCATCTATGGTAATTAAAGTGATGTCAAATTTGGGGCATCAAAATATTGGGAAACGTTATTTGCAATTCATTATTGATCAAATTCCAGATAAGGATGAAAAACTTCAGATCATGTATGGGATTGATGGTGAAAAGAAATTGACAGAAGAGTTTTTAGACCATTTATCTGGATATGAAGATTCAAACCCTGTACGTATTGGAAATGCTGCTTATAAGCAGAAACAAAATGATATTTACGGCATTTTGATGGATATGATTCATCAACTATTATTAAACTTCGGCAATGATATAGAAAATGGAGAAGAGCTATGGAATATTACCAAAGGAATTGTTTGGGTTGTAAATAAACATTGGCAAGAACCAGATAAAGGGATATGGGAGTTTCGAGGCGAAGATCAACATTTTACCTTTTCAAAAGTCTTGTGTTGGACAGCAGTTGATAAAGCAATAAAAGTAGCCAAAATATTAGGAAAAACAACCAAGTTAGCACGTTGGCAACTGTTGGAAGAGTCTATCAGAGAAGATATTATGGAACATTCATGGAGTGATACTGCACAGGCATTTACTCAAGCTTATGGATCGGATGATCTTGATGCTTCGGTGTTATTGATGGCGTCATATGGCTTTATTGAGGCGAAACATCCTAAATATGTAAGTACAGTAAAAGCAATTGAACGAGAGCTTTCTAATGACGGATTGTTATACAGATATAAGAATCAAGATGATTTTGGATTGCCGTCGTCATCCTTTACTATTTGTACATTCTGGTTTATCAATAGCTTATACTTAATAGGTGAGGAGGAAAAAGCGATTAAGCAATTTGAAAGACTCTTATCTTACAGTAATCATTTAGGGCTTTTTAGTGAAGATTTAGATTTTGAATCAAAACGACTTCTTGGGAATTTTCCACAAGCCTATTCACATTTAGCACTAATTGAAACAGCTATTAATTTATCTGAAATCACTGAAAAAAAAGTTAAACATATTTTATCTTAA
- a CDS encoding bifunctional alpha,alpha-trehalose-phosphate synthase (UDP-forming)/trehalose-phosphatase — translation MNKTIVISNRLPLQVSILDASLKITPSVGGLATGMKSVHAEGNGIWIGWSGIPEEKLNTELSKKITKEIQKEKCVSVPLTTQDIEDYYEGFSNRALWPLFHYFMEYTKFEQKEWEAYKRVNQKFADVVIDNYEEGDTIWVHDYQLLLLPQLIKDKRPNATIGFFLHIPFPSYEIFRTFPWRKEILTGLLGADLLGFHTYDYERHFLSSVKRILRLEVHFNEISYQDRIVKVDSFPMGIDYDKFHSIALEHNRKNKEKSELLNRLEEHTLNGKKLILSIDRMDYTKGIPNRIKAFEYFLDKYPDYKEKVRLVMLAVPSRSNVPQYQKLKRETDELVGRINGKFATVSWTPIWYFYRSMPFEKLIDLYISSDVALITPIRDGMNLVAKEYVATRTNTDGVLILSEMAGASLEMNEALLINPNSFEDFAENLNHALTMPLKEQQKRMTFLQKRLKRYNVEKWAEEFLKSLENSKQLKNTYTAKKMIGEHEVNLITDYHQNKKRLLLLDYDGTLVGFKDNPQDAKPDEKLYTLLDNLQKQKNTTVVLISGRDKETFKNWFGHKNYDLVTDHGVWLYQNNEWVIIERLKTDWMHNIRPILETFVDRTPGTFIETKNYSLAWHYRKADPELSRTRTMELNTVLTSMVTNNDLSVLKGNKVIEIKSSSVNKGRAMSRVLMNEDYDFITVIGDDWTDEYMFEEAPESAYTIKVGFTKTKAKYQIKSPEKVIQLLNKFI, via the coding sequence TTGAATAAAACAATAGTTATTTCCAACCGATTACCGCTTCAGGTATCTATACTAGATGCGTCACTTAAAATAACACCAAGTGTAGGTGGTTTGGCAACTGGTATGAAGTCTGTTCACGCTGAAGGAAATGGAATTTGGATTGGTTGGTCTGGTATTCCTGAAGAGAAACTGAATACAGAACTTTCAAAAAAAATTACTAAAGAGATTCAAAAAGAAAAATGTGTTTCTGTTCCTTTAACGACCCAAGATATTGAGGACTATTACGAAGGTTTCAGTAATAGAGCTTTGTGGCCATTGTTTCATTATTTCATGGAATACACCAAATTTGAGCAGAAAGAATGGGAAGCTTACAAACGTGTCAATCAGAAATTTGCAGATGTTGTTATAGACAACTATGAAGAAGGGGACACTATTTGGGTACATGATTACCAGTTATTACTCTTACCGCAGCTCATAAAAGATAAAAGGCCTAACGCTACAATTGGATTCTTTTTGCACATTCCTTTTCCGTCCTATGAGATTTTTAGAACATTCCCATGGCGAAAGGAAATCCTAACTGGATTGCTTGGTGCTGACTTACTAGGTTTTCATACATATGATTATGAACGGCATTTTTTAAGTTCTGTTAAACGAATTTTAAGATTAGAAGTCCATTTTAATGAAATAAGCTATCAGGATAGAATTGTAAAAGTAGATTCCTTTCCAATGGGAATCGATTATGATAAATTTCATAGTATAGCTCTGGAGCACAACCGTAAAAACAAAGAAAAATCAGAGCTTCTTAATCGCCTTGAAGAGCATACTTTAAATGGTAAAAAATTAATCTTATCAATTGATAGAATGGATTACACCAAAGGAATTCCCAATCGGATAAAAGCCTTTGAATATTTTTTAGATAAATATCCTGATTATAAAGAGAAGGTGCGCTTGGTTATGCTTGCAGTTCCATCGCGATCAAATGTTCCTCAATATCAAAAACTAAAGCGAGAAACAGACGAACTTGTTGGTCGGATTAACGGAAAATTTGCAACTGTTAGTTGGACTCCTATTTGGTATTTTTATAGATCTATGCCTTTTGAAAAATTAATCGATCTTTATATCTCATCAGATGTCGCACTAATTACACCTATAAGAGACGGAATGAATTTAGTTGCAAAGGAATATGTGGCGACGAGAACAAACACAGATGGCGTGTTAATCTTAAGTGAAATGGCTGGCGCTTCTCTTGAAATGAATGAAGCTTTACTGATCAACCCGAATAGTTTTGAGGATTTTGCCGAAAACTTGAATCATGCCTTAACCATGCCATTAAAAGAACAACAAAAGCGCATGACGTTTTTGCAAAAACGTTTGAAACGCTACAATGTAGAGAAATGGGCTGAAGAATTTTTGAAATCTTTAGAAAATTCCAAACAGCTTAAAAACACCTACACTGCAAAAAAGATGATCGGTGAACATGAAGTTAATTTGATCACAGATTACCATCAAAATAAGAAAAGACTTTTGCTTTTAGATTATGATGGCACATTGGTTGGTTTTAAAGATAATCCGCAGGATGCAAAACCTGATGAAAAACTTTACACACTTTTAGACAATCTTCAAAAACAGAAAAACACAACAGTAGTGCTAATAAGTGGAAGGGATAAAGAGACCTTTAAAAACTGGTTTGGACATAAAAACTATGATCTAGTGACTGATCACGGTGTTTGGTTATATCAGAATAATGAATGGGTCATCATTGAGCGTTTAAAAACAGATTGGATGCATAATATTCGTCCAATTTTAGAAACCTTCGTAGACAGAACACCAGGAACCTTTATTGAAACAAAAAACTATTCATTGGCTTGGCATTATAGAAAAGCAGATCCTGAACTTTCAAGAACACGTACCATGGAGTTAAATACTGTTTTAACTAGTATGGTCACCAATAACGATCTTTCTGTGCTTAAAGGCAATAAGGTCATAGAAATAAAAAGCAGTAGTGTTAACAAAGGAAGAGCAATGAGTCGTGTCTTAATGAATGAAGATTACGATTTTATAACCGTAATTGGAGATGATTGGACAGATGAATACATGTTTGAAGAGGCTCCCGAATCAGCTTATACAATTAAAGTAGGCTTCACTAAAACTAAAGCGAAGTACCAAATTAAAAGCCCAGAGAAAGTTATTCAATTACTTAATAAATTCATATGA
- a CDS encoding DUF1295 domain-containing protein, translating into MITLFYQAALIILAFVTLLWIWSVFIKNVSIVDIFWGFGFVVINTFYVFNSGELNARKILILTLVSIWGLRLAIHLAFRNIGKGEDFRYKEFRKNYGAKRYWWFSFFQTFLLQGALIMIVSLPLLGINASTSNGTLNVLDYIGIVVWLIGFTFEAGGDFQLARFKSNLKNKGEVLNKGFWKYTRHPNYFGDSAVWWAYAIFSIAAGSYWQIIGSIIMTLLIIKISGVSLLEKTLKETKPHYRDYIQKTNSFFPWFPKK; encoded by the coding sequence ATGATAACTCTATTTTATCAAGCAGCTTTAATTATTTTAGCTTTTGTAACTCTATTATGGATTTGGAGTGTTTTTATAAAAAATGTAAGTATTGTAGACATTTTTTGGGGTTTTGGGTTTGTGGTTATTAATACGTTTTACGTGTTTAATTCAGGAGAACTAAATGCTAGAAAAATATTGATTTTAACTTTAGTGAGTATTTGGGGACTTAGGCTTGCAATTCATCTTGCATTTAGAAACATTGGCAAAGGAGAAGATTTTAGATATAAGGAATTCCGAAAAAATTATGGCGCAAAACGCTATTGGTGGTTTAGTTTTTTCCAAACATTTTTATTACAAGGAGCCTTGATTATGATTGTTTCTTTACCCCTTTTGGGTATTAATGCAAGTACAAGTAATGGAACCCTCAATGTATTGGATTATATAGGAATTGTAGTATGGCTTATTGGATTTACTTTTGAAGCTGGTGGCGATTTTCAGTTAGCACGTTTTAAAAGTAATTTAAAAAACAAAGGGGAAGTCTTAAACAAAGGGTTTTGGAAATACACAAGGCATCCAAATTATTTTGGCGACTCAGCTGTTTGGTGGGCATATGCTATTTTTAGTATTGCAGCCGGAAGTTACTGGCAAATAATAGGTTCTATTATAATGACTTTATTAATTATTAAAATATCAGGTGTGAGCTTACTTGAAAAAACTTTAAAAGAGACAAAACCTCATTACAGAGATTACATTCAAAAAACAAATTCCTTTTTTCCTTGGTTCCCAAAAAAATAA
- a CDS encoding DUF4242 domain-containing protein codes for MKTFKLVLVLIVFNLNYSQAQQKENQTTIKNNDTMKTFVIERIIPGVGELTAEQLKGISQTSCSVLKEMGPKIEWQHSYVTGNKVYCVYKAENKELIEEHAKKGGFPANSISEVATLISPATAEQ; via the coding sequence ATGAAAACATTCAAATTAGTTTTAGTCCTAATTGTGTTTAATCTGAATTATTCTCAAGCACAACAAAAAGAAAACCAAACAACAATCAAAAACAATGACACTATGAAAACTTTTGTAATAGAACGTATTATTCCTGGAGTAGGAGAATTAACAGCTGAACAACTGAAAGGAATTTCACAAACATCATGTTCAGTCCTAAAAGAAATGGGACCAAAAATTGAATGGCAACACAGTTATGTTACTGGTAACAAAGTCTATTGTGTTTACAAAGCAGAGAATAAAGAATTAATTGAAGAACACGCAAAAAAGGGCGGTTTTCCTGCAAATTCCATAAGTGAAGTTGCAACACTAATTAGTCCAGCAACAGCAGAACAGTAA
- a CDS encoding nickel-binding protein, translating into MPIYMDFHDVPKGITAKHVAEMHQADLKIEHKYNCRGLTYWCDERRQTAFCLIEAPNEQAIIDLHEEAHGDIPQRIIEVNDTIVESFLGRIEDPVKSQNIKLNIINESAFRTLMVINIKKHILRTENIETLNAAIRGYKKSIINIINSEDGRLVKQEGNSFLMSFTCVTNAVQSAIKIQELYNCVITPDLEFNIGLSAGVPVTENENIFEDTIKEANFLCYIIKGEIIISPEIKDLYESENQNNPIYTNGVKSLTAVEKEFVINLLDYTNTVWKDTKTSALDFSKNLGLSKSKLYRTMMSIIGKSPNSFLKEYRLNKALELLDRKTSNISEIAYQTGFSSPTYFSKCFQEAHGILPSNYIKSQLL; encoded by the coding sequence ATGCCAATATATATGGATTTTCATGATGTACCAAAAGGTATAACAGCAAAACACGTTGCTGAGATGCATCAAGCTGATTTAAAAATTGAGCATAAGTATAACTGTCGTGGCTTAACTTATTGGTGTGATGAGAGACGACAAACCGCATTTTGTTTAATTGAAGCTCCCAATGAACAGGCAATTATAGATTTACATGAAGAGGCACATGGTGATATTCCTCAGCGTATTATTGAAGTAAACGATACTATTGTAGAATCTTTTTTAGGTCGCATTGAAGATCCAGTAAAATCACAAAATATTAAACTCAATATTATTAACGAATCAGCCTTTAGAACATTAATGGTTATTAATATCAAAAAACATATTTTAAGAACTGAAAATATTGAAACTCTTAATGCAGCAATTCGTGGTTATAAAAAATCAATAATAAATATTATTAATAGTGAAGATGGACGTCTTGTTAAACAAGAAGGAAATTCATTTTTAATGTCATTTACTTGTGTTACAAATGCTGTACAAAGTGCCATTAAAATTCAAGAATTATACAATTGTGTTATTACTCCAGATTTAGAGTTTAATATAGGTCTAAGTGCTGGAGTTCCTGTAACAGAAAATGAAAATATTTTTGAGGATACTATAAAAGAAGCTAACTTTTTGTGTTATATCATTAAAGGTGAAATAATAATATCCCCTGAAATTAAAGATTTATACGAAAGTGAAAATCAAAACAATCCTATTTACACAAATGGTGTTAAATCATTAACTGCTGTTGAAAAGGAATTTGTCATTAATTTACTTGACTATACTAATACTGTTTGGAAAGACACAAAGACTAGTGCTTTAGATTTTAGTAAAAATTTAGGCCTAAGTAAATCAAAATTATACCGAACAATGATGTCTATAATCGGGAAATCTCCAAATAGTTTTTTAAAAGAGTATAGATTAAATAAAGCACTTGAATTATTAGATAGAAAAACATCAAATATTTCTGAAATTGCCTATCAAACAGGGTTTAGTAGTCCAACTTATTTTTCTAAATGTTTTCAGGAGGCACACGGAATTTTGCCATCGAATTATATTAAGTCACAATTGCTCTAG
- a CDS encoding Hsp20/alpha crystallin family protein has translation MSNLVNVPKNGSLVNSNSNQNFPTLSNWLDDIFNRDLPSVVTSNFNTGITLPKVNIKESADDFTVEMAVPGLKKSDFQIDIDNQVLSISTETKEENKHKEENYTRREFSYSSFKRTFALPESVNDEKINASYNEGILSILLPKKEEAKQKPARSIKIS, from the coding sequence ATGAGCAATTTAGTTAATGTTCCTAAAAACGGAAGTTTAGTGAACAGCAATTCAAACCAAAACTTCCCAACTTTGTCAAATTGGTTAGATGATATATTTAATCGAGACCTACCATCAGTAGTAACCTCAAACTTCAATACTGGAATTACTTTGCCAAAAGTTAACATCAAAGAAAGTGCTGATGATTTTACGGTAGAAATGGCAGTTCCTGGTCTTAAAAAATCAGATTTCCAAATTGACATTGATAATCAAGTATTATCAATCTCGACAGAGACAAAGGAAGAAAATAAACATAAAGAAGAAAATTATACTCGTAGAGAGTTTAGTTACTCTTCTTTCAAAAGAACCTTTGCTCTGCCTGAAAGTGTTAATGATGAAAAAATTAATGCCAGTTATAACGAAGGTATTTTAAGTATTCTCTTACCGAAAAAAGAAGAGGCAAAACAAAAGCCTGCTAGAAGCATTAAGATTTCATAA
- a CDS encoding alpha/beta fold hydrolase, with protein sequence MKPTTNYTKSGTFNIAYQVIGKGPVDLIYIPGWVSNIDMMWSEPRYATFLTRLTFFSRLIIFDKRGTGLSDRSDKYSTMDERMEDIIAVMNATNSKKAFLFSHSEGGSVSLLFSLKYPEKTLGVVGFGIFAKRRFSEDYPWAPTDEEREVSNKLIEDNWAHGKLDELRTLVPSLAHDNGFMHWLASYLRSGGSPKAALILHKQCTQIDVTAILGSIQVPTLLLFRKGDIEILVEEGRYIAERIANSKFVELEGEDHLFWTGDTYPILAEIQEFMTGIRPHRTDFNNSKEENKKSGIDIKTVMSENFLYNLKVEEFAKLCGRSLSAFKRDFKIAYNTTPSKWIKTKRLEYSKKLLLESSLNINEVCYECGFVNSSHYIKSFKEQYDIPPHQFRLGHKVF encoded by the coding sequence TTGAAACCTACAACCAATTATACAAAAAGCGGAACTTTTAATATTGCCTATCAGGTAATAGGAAAAGGCCCTGTAGACTTAATTTATATTCCTGGTTGGGTATCTAATATTGATATGATGTGGTCTGAGCCTAGATATGCTACGTTTTTAACAAGACTAACATTCTTCTCTAGGTTAATAATATTTGACAAAAGAGGCACTGGATTATCAGATAGATCTGATAAGTATTCTACTATGGATGAACGAATGGAAGATATAATAGCTGTGATGAATGCTACAAATTCTAAAAAAGCATTCTTATTTAGTCATTCAGAAGGAGGTTCAGTAAGTTTATTATTCTCTTTAAAGTATCCAGAAAAGACACTAGGAGTAGTCGGTTTTGGAATATTTGCCAAACGTAGGTTCTCCGAAGATTATCCATGGGCACCAACAGATGAAGAGCGTGAGGTTTCAAATAAATTAATTGAGGACAATTGGGCACATGGTAAATTAGATGAATTACGAACACTTGTCCCTTCTCTAGCCCACGATAATGGATTCATGCATTGGCTAGCCAGTTATTTGCGTTCTGGAGGAAGCCCAAAAGCTGCCTTGATTTTACATAAACAATGTACACAGATTGATGTGACTGCTATTTTAGGTTCAATACAAGTTCCAACTCTTCTACTCTTTAGAAAAGGTGACATAGAAATCCTAGTTGAAGAAGGCAGATATATAGCAGAACGAATAGCAAATTCTAAATTTGTTGAATTAGAAGGAGAGGATCATCTGTTCTGGACCGGAGACACATATCCTATTCTAGCAGAAATACAAGAGTTTATGACAGGAATTCGCCCTCATAGGACAGATTTTAACAACAGTAAAGAAGAAAATAAAAAATCAGGTATTGATATAAAAACAGTTATGTCTGAAAATTTTTTATATAATTTAAAAGTTGAAGAGTTTGCGAAATTATGTGGCAGAAGTCTTTCTGCTTTTAAGAGGGATTTTAAAATAGCTTATAATACCACCCCTTCCAAATGGATTAAAACCAAACGCCTAGAGTATTCGAAAAAACTCCTTCTTGAGAGTAGTCTGAATATAAATGAAGTATGCTATGAATGTGGTTTCGTAAATTCATCACATTACATCAAATCCTTTAAAGAACAATATGATATTCCTCCTCACCAATTCCGACTTGGTCATAAAGTATTCTAA
- a CDS encoding nuclear transport factor 2 family protein has protein sequence MKSRLTFTLIITLGLYSASCNAQVDLINNEFPEAKQEVMKTFGAIAQSIKDKDIDKLISFHAYGPKFTEFKNGEPRNGDKANETHERNVFGSVSEVIKFDAIDLQIAVYGDVANLTFHSDFHLKFGEDLVIINDQITLLFVKTNDGWKMVHEHHSPLKNIE, from the coding sequence ATGAAATCAAGATTAACCTTTACACTAATTATTACTTTAGGGCTATACAGTGCTAGTTGCAATGCTCAAGTTGACCTTATCAACAATGAATTTCCAGAAGCTAAACAAGAAGTCATGAAAACTTTTGGTGCAATCGCTCAAAGTATCAAGGATAAAGATATAGACAAACTTATTTCCTTCCATGCCTATGGCCCTAAGTTTACAGAATTTAAAAATGGTGAACCACGTAATGGTGATAAAGCAAACGAAACTCATGAACGCAATGTATTTGGTTCAGTTTCAGAAGTTATTAAATTTGATGCAATAGATTTACAAATAGCCGTTTATGGTGATGTAGCAAATCTAACTTTTCATTCTGATTTTCATTTAAAATTTGGTGAAGATTTAGTAATAATAAACGATCAAATAACTTTATTATTTGTTAAAACAAACGATGGATGGAAAATGGTTCATGAACATCACTCACCTTTGAAAAATATTGAATAA
- a CDS encoding nuclear transport factor 2 family protein yields MKKIFALLIALTICFLASAQRPAEELDIESEKATVKNLVEKFLTAIGKHDIETVQTMFSDKANIYGASLREGKWITNTYTIQEFLERLKSYDNPTKYTEPVSHFTVHIEMGILAFVRADAIFTINGEPRNNNLDYFTLIKEDGNWKILNASYVSVRIKK; encoded by the coding sequence ATGAAAAAAATCTTTGCACTATTAATTGCACTCACAATTTGTTTTTTAGCTTCTGCCCAACGGCCAGCTGAAGAATTGGATATAGAATCTGAAAAAGCTACTGTTAAAAATTTAGTAGAGAAATTTCTAACTGCTATTGGTAAGCACGATATAGAGACTGTACAGACAATGTTTAGCGATAAGGCTAACATATATGGAGCTTCTTTAAGAGAAGGAAAATGGATTACTAATACATATACAATTCAGGAATTTTTGGAGCGCTTAAAATCTTATGATAACCCAACAAAATATACAGAACCTGTTTCTCATTTTACAGTACACATCGAAATGGGAATTTTAGCGTTTGTAAGAGCTGATGCAATTTTTACCATAAACGGTGAGCCAAGAAATAATAATTTAGACTACTTCACACTAATTAAAGAAGATGGTAATTGGAAAATATTAAATGCCTCTTATGTATCAGTACGCATTAAAAAATAG